The following are encoded together in the Octopus sinensis linkage group LG15, ASM634580v1, whole genome shotgun sequence genome:
- the LOC115219805 gene encoding ADP-dependent glucokinase isoform X2: MVSVAQSQPNVQKYLGGNALLMANKIALNFPEVKVQYVGPIGPSVREAMPQNIDVPKESLLSEDEVHLILEYKVGDVWGNHTSIVANRFILNNNLANLNEALMKFFFSSLEIYQPELIVFSGLHTFSVQDLELGERKVKELAKHFQMLPISVPVHLELASMTDPNFVTSLLKKLIPLVSSLGLNEVELAQLSYLGKGPHTKDGPSLISTDSSSGFAVNQPEIHKVSDIILWLLKNFGYSKKDFPASRLTRIHFHSLTYHIVGVVPDAWENSESAAAAGTQIAGRQACNTERLVSEDVKLKIPKAFRLHSNAEPRSLDEKRPVISWDLEGYHFVFSPVLVCQHPKRTVGLGDAISSTGLMYSTFKTKYRFQ; encoded by the exons ATGGTTTCTGTGGCACAGTCACAGCCTAATGTTCAG aaatatttaggTGGAAATGCTTTGTTAATGGCCAACAAAATTGCATTGAATTTTCCTGAGGTCAAG gtGCAATATGTTGGTCCCATTGGCCCCAGTGTCCGAGAAGCGATGCCTCAAAACATTGACGTTCCCAAAGAGAGCTTGCTGTCAGAGGATGAGGTTCACCTGATTCTAGAATACAAAGTAGGTGATGTGTGGGGCAACCACACCAGCATTGTGGCTAACCGTTTCATTCTCAACAACAACTTAGCCAACCTCAATGAAGCCCTCATGAAATTCTTCTTCAGTTCTTTAGAGATTTATCAGCCAGAGTTGATTGTCTTCTCTGGTTTGCACACATTCTCAGTACAAGATCTTGAACTCGGTGAGAGGAAGGTTAAAGAACTTGCCAAACACTTCCAGATGCTCCCTATCTCTGTTCCTGTACATCTGGAACTGGCTAGCATGACGGACCCAAACTTTGTCACATCATTGCTCAAAAAG CTGATCCCACTGGTTTCTTCACTTGGCCTGAATGAAGTAGAACTGGCACAGTTGTCATACCTAGGCAAAGGACCTCACACCAAAGATGGCCCTTCTCTCATATCAACG GACAGTTCTTCAGGTTTTGCTGTCAACCAGCCGGAAATCCATAAAGTCTCCGACATAATCTTGTGGTTATTAAAAAACTTTGGCTACTCCAAAAAGGATTTCCCAGCATCCCGACTGACTCGCATTCATTTCCACTCCTTGACTTACCACATTGTAGGGGTCGTGCCTGACGCCTGGGAAAACAGCGAGTCAGCAGCAGCTGCTGGCACTCAAATAGCAGGGCGGCAAGCTTGTAATACAGAGCGGTTGGTATCTGAGGATGTGAAACTAAAGATTCCCAAAGCATTCCGCCTACATTCCAATGCCGAACCACGCTCTCTTGATGAGAAACGGCCAGTGATATCATGGGATTTGGAAGGGTATCACTTTGTCTTCAGCCCTGTTCTGGTCTGTCAACATCCCAAGAGGACTGTCGGTTTAGGTGATGCAATCTCGTCTACAGGACTGATGTACTCAACTTTCAAAACTAAATATCGATTTCAGTAG